A portion of the Treponema rectale genome contains these proteins:
- the folK gene encoding 2-amino-4-hydroxy-6-hydroxymethyldihydropteridine diphosphokinase, which translates to MTCTVLGLGSNKGFQNLAPGKVLDEACRALSSVLKNAVFSSVYVTKPMYYEDQDYFHNMVCAGWYEGTAFELLDEIHRIEASFGRDRSKEIRYGCRSLDIDIELFGKEKISEENLVVPHEKFLERSFVLTPFHEVLKKYADIEFEGCLLKDSLPFSKEYIKTQLDLLKTQEVVLERS; encoded by the coding sequence ATGACTTGTACAGTGCTTGGTCTTGGCTCAAATAAAGGTTTTCAAAATCTTGCTCCCGGAAAAGTTCTGGATGAAGCCTGCAGGGCACTGTCGTCTGTTCTTAAAAATGCTGTATTTTCTTCAGTCTATGTAACAAAACCTATGTATTATGAAGATCAGGATTACTTTCATAACATGGTGTGTGCAGGCTGGTATGAGGGTACGGCATTTGAACTTCTGGATGAAATACATAGAATTGAGGCTTCTTTCGGGCGTGACCGTTCGAAAGAAATTCGTTACGGATGCAGATCTCTGGATATAGACATTGAACTTTTCGGAAAAGAAAAAATTTCTGAAGAAAATCTTGTCGTTCCCCATGAAAAATTTCTTGAAAGAAGTTTTGTTTTGACACCCTTTCATGAAGTTTTAAAAAAATATGCCGATATTGAATTTGAGGGTTGTCTTTTAAAAGACAGTCTTCCATTTTCAAAAGAATATATAAAAACACAGCTTGATTTGTTGAAGACTCAGGAAGTTGTACTGGAGCGGTCTTAA
- the scpB gene encoding SMC-Scp complex subunit ScpB — protein sequence MTLDGETALLETVLFLESEPQNVDSLSRITKLSPDVIKECLENLKAKYSAPDSGIELSQIIGGWILTPKKECFDFVKERYGKKNDGKLSKAAVETLSIIAYSQPITRAEIESIRHVSVDNMMRILLERNFIKEVGKKDIPGKPTLYGTTKEFLEFFHLQSISELPQLDEKENERFIELAR from the coding sequence ATGACGCTGGATGGAGAAACGGCATTGCTTGAAACAGTACTTTTTCTTGAAAGTGAACCGCAGAATGTTGACAGTCTGTCCAGAATTACAAAATTATCACCTGATGTAATAAAAGAATGTCTTGAAAATCTTAAGGCAAAATATTCAGCCCCTGATTCGGGAATTGAACTGTCTCAGATAATCGGAGGCTGGATTCTTACGCCAAAAAAAGAGTGCTTTGATTTCGTAAAAGAGCGTTACGGCAAGAAAAATGACGGTAAGCTTAGTAAGGCTGCCGTTGAGACTCTTTCGATTATTGCATACAGTCAGCCTATTACCCGTGCAGAGATAGAAAGTATCCGCCATGTAAGCGTTGATAACATGATGAGGATTCTTCTTGAGCGTAATTTTATAAAGGAAGTCGGAAAAAAAGATATTCCTGGTAAACCTACTCTGTACGGAACTACTAAAGAATTCCTTGAATTTTTCCATTTGCAGAGTATTAGTGAATTACCGCAGCTTGATGAAAAAGAAAACGAGAGGTTTATTGAACTTGCAAGATAG
- the recA gene encoding recombinase RecA has product MAKAAEEKMPVEMSEKLKALEAARLQIEKQFGTGSLMKLGTKTDATAIDVIPSGSILLDEALGIGGYPRGRIIEMYGPESSGKTTLALHAVAEAQKLGGIAAFIDAEHALDPVYAKNLGVNIDELYVSQPDTGEQALEICEQLVRSGAVDIIVIDSVAALTPQKEIEGEMGDSVMGVQARLMSQALRKLTAIVGKSKCLVVFINQIRMKIGVMFGNPETTTGGNALKFYSSIRLEIRRIESIDGKGDEDAIGNRVRVKIVKNKVAPPFRKVELDIYFGKGVSAAASILDSAVKHGLIDKRGAWYTRGDEKVGQGKENAVNYIENNPEYRIQLEHTLREKIFPGQVLRTKEGEVVTEEQIKAYEKEMRAKGVGVPAQTDEAEPASEPAPVKETKTASRAAGLAKAAAEKPSVEDLF; this is encoded by the coding sequence ATGGCTAAAGCGGCAGAAGAAAAAATGCCAGTAGAAATGTCTGAGAAGTTAAAGGCTCTTGAAGCTGCACGACTTCAGATAGAAAAGCAGTTCGGTACGGGCTCACTCATGAAGCTTGGAACAAAAACAGATGCAACTGCAATTGACGTTATTCCTTCGGGATCGATTCTTCTTGATGAAGCTCTGGGAATCGGAGGATATCCGAGGGGAAGAATTATAGAAATGTATGGTCCTGAAAGTTCAGGAAAGACGACTCTTGCCCTTCATGCTGTGGCAGAAGCACAGAAACTTGGCGGTATTGCGGCATTTATTGATGCGGAACATGCTCTTGATCCTGTTTATGCAAAGAACCTTGGTGTTAATATTGATGAACTTTATGTATCCCAGCCGGATACGGGAGAACAGGCTCTTGAGATTTGTGAGCAGCTGGTACGTTCCGGTGCTGTTGACATTATCGTAATAGACTCTGTTGCTGCCCTTACTCCGCAGAAAGAAATCGAAGGAGAAATGGGTGATTCTGTAATGGGTGTACAGGCTCGTCTTATGAGTCAGGCTTTAAGAAAGCTTACTGCTATCGTCGGAAAGAGCAAGTGTCTTGTAGTTTTCATCAATCAGATCCGTATGAAAATCGGCGTTATGTTCGGAAATCCGGAAACGACAACCGGTGGAAACGCACTTAAATTCTATTCATCAATCCGCCTTGAAATCCGCAGAATAGAATCAATTGACGGAAAGGGAGATGAAGATGCAATCGGAAACAGAGTACGCGTAAAGATTGTAAAGAATAAAGTTGCTCCGCCATTCAGAAAGGTTGAACTTGACATCTATTTCGGAAAGGGAGTTTCTGCTGCCGCTTCGATTCTGGATTCTGCCGTTAAGCATGGTCTTATTGACAAGCGCGGCGCATGGTATACCCGCGGTGACGAAAAGGTAGGTCAGGGTAAGGAAAATGCCGTAAATTATATAGAAAATAATCCTGAATACCGCATTCAGCTTGAGCATACTCTTCGTGAAAAAATCTTCCCGGGACAGGTTCTCCGTACGAAAGAGGGAGAAGTTGTAACTGAGGAACAGATAAAGGCTTACGAAAAAGAAATGCGTGCAAAGGGAGTTGGAGTTCCTGCCCAGACGGATGAGGCGGAACCTGCTTCTGAACCTGCTCCGGTAAAGGAAACTAAAACTGCTTCCAGGGCAGCAGGGCTTGCAAAGGCTGCCGCAGAAAAACCGTCAGTAGAGGATTTGTTCTGA
- a CDS encoding segregation and condensation protein A, with product MEQTQVLETSVTDDVQSRRQKFSAGIFEGPLDLLLSLIRENKINIYDIPIAEITDQFLDYLDYAVELDLQDLSDFYAMASKLVHIKSLMLLPVEVKYEEGESMEDPRDELVAQLIEYQKFKKLSVLMEEQEEQSEWSFERKKIERLLPFDDEDSMWEKVDSWALLQDMQKIFKNLTNVSQDDRIINMNESITPNEKIALMNELLERNGECMFTDLITRRGNELDVVCAFMAILEAVKLKLADIFQNRMFGDIKICRKKQAA from the coding sequence ATGGAACAGACTCAGGTTTTAGAAACATCAGTAACGGACGATGTTCAGTCAAGACGTCAGAAATTCAGTGCAGGTATTTTTGAAGGGCCTCTTGATCTGCTTCTGAGCCTTATACGTGAAAATAAAATAAATATTTATGACATTCCTATTGCAGAAATTACAGATCAGTTTCTTGATTATCTTGACTATGCAGTGGAACTTGATCTTCAGGATTTGAGTGATTTTTATGCAATGGCATCCAAACTTGTTCATATAAAAAGCCTTATGCTTCTTCCTGTTGAAGTAAAATATGAAGAAGGCGAAAGCATGGAAGATCCTCGTGATGAACTTGTAGCCCAGCTTATTGAGTATCAGAAATTCAAGAAGCTTTCGGTTCTTATGGAAGAGCAGGAGGAACAGAGCGAGTGGAGCTTTGAGCGTAAGAAGATTGAAAGACTTCTTCCTTTTGATGATGAGGATTCAATGTGGGAAAAGGTTGATTCCTGGGCTCTTCTTCAGGATATGCAGAAGATTTTTAAGAATCTTACGAATGTTTCTCAGGACGACAGGATAATCAATATGAATGAGAGCATTACACCGAATGAAAAAATTGCGCTTATGAATGAACTTCTGGAGCGTAACGGTGAATGCATGTTTACTGACCTTATTACCCGCCGGGGTAACGAACTTGACGTTGTATGTGCATTTATGGCAATCTTAGAGGCCGTTAAACTCAAACTGGCAGATATATTTCAGAACAGAATGTTTGGAGACATAAAGATATGCAGGAAGAAGCAGGCAGCGTAA